One stretch of Gadus macrocephalus chromosome 12, ASM3116895v1 DNA includes these proteins:
- the rxfp3.2b gene encoding relaxin family peptide receptor 3.2b → MQLNESGVQTPAPEQCEQGRLRRQEAGADVANCSGGPSANLSLHCWLELLTRESLPELQGDGSSMALRVLIACVYSVVFALGLVGNSLALYMLHSRHRQKQSSINCFVMGLAVTDLQFVLTLPFWAVDTALDFRWPFGQVMCKIVSSVTTMNMYASVFFLTAMSAARYYSISSALKMHSRRAAAARAKWTSLAIWAVSLLATLPHAVYSTTAAMTSDEELCLLRFPDAGRWDPQVLLGLYQLQKVLLGFLLPLATITACYLLLLRSVLGSRAAGPSGGPEAQRCRHKRRSRVTKSVAIVVLAFFLCWLPNQALTLWAVLIKFDLVHFSKAFYNAQAYAFPLTVCLAYTNSSLNPVLYCLVRQEFRAGLKELLLRATPSFSSLAQRLPRRARVAEAPPGLVLVQMQV, encoded by the coding sequence atgCAGCTGAACGAGAGTGGGGTTCAGACGCCGGCTCCGGAGCAGTGCGAACAGGGGCGGCTCCGACGGCAGGAGGCGGGCGCGGACGTGGCCAACTGTAGCGGCGGCCCGTCGGCCAATCTGTCGCTGCACTGCTGGCTGGAGCTGCTCACCAGGGAGTCCCTCCCGGAGCTGCAGGGCGACGGCTCCAGCATGGCGCTGCGCGTGCTCATCGCCTGCGTCTACTCGGTGGTGTTCGCGCTGGGGCTGGTGGGCAACTCGCTGGCGCTCTACATGCTGCACTCGCGCCACCGCCAGAAGCAGTCGTCCATCAACTGCTTTGTGATGGGGCTGGCCGTCACCGACCTGCAGTTCGTGCTCACGCTGCCCTTCTGGGCCGTGGACACGGCGCTGGACTTCCGCTGGCCCTTCGGCCAGGTGATGTGCAAGATCGTCAGCTCCGTCACCACCATGAACATGTACGCCAGCGTCTTCTTCCTCACCGCCATGAGCGCCGCGCGCTACTACTCCATCTCCTCGGCGCTCAAGATGCACAGCCGGCGGGCGGCGGCCGCGCGCGCCAAGTGGACCAGCCTGGCCATCTGGGCCGTGTCCCTGCTGGCCACGCTGCCGCACGCCGTCtactccaccaccgccgccatgaCGTCGGACGAGGAGCTGTGCCTGCTGCGCTTCCCCGACGCGGGCCGCTGGGACCCCCAGGTGCTGCTGGGGCTGTACCAGCTGCAGAAGGTGCTGCTGGGCTTCCTCCTGCCGCTGGCCACCATCACGGCCTgctacctgctgctgctgcgctcCGTGCTGGGCAGCCGCGCGGCGGGCCCCTCCGGGGGCCCCGAGGCGCAGCGGTGCCGCCACAAGCGGCGCTCCAGGGTCACCAAGTCGGTGGCCATCGTGGTGCTGGCCTTCTTCCTGTGCTGGCTGCCCAACCAGGCGCTGACCCTGTGGGCCGTGCTCATCAAGTTCGACCTGGTGCACTTCAGCAAGGCCTTCTACAACGCCCAGGCCTACGCCTTCCCGCTGACGGTGTGCCTGGCCTACACCAACAGCAGCCTGAACCCCGTGCTCTACTGCCTGGTGCGGCAGGAGTTCCGGGCGGGGCTGAAGGAGCTGCTCCTCCGGGCCACGCCCTCCTTCAGCAGCCTGGCTCAGAGGCTGCCCCGCCGGGCCAGGGTGGCCGAGGCGCCCCCCGGCCTGGTGCTGGTGCAGATGCAGGTCTGa